One segment of Streptomyces sp. XD-27 DNA contains the following:
- a CDS encoding ATP-binding protein codes for MTDLPLALTACLGLGSLVAVALVPFLVRARRHAARARSERDAAAEEVTRLTARVTALTEETRHLVANRLPALTSHLRHSHVPVPGLADPGLLGSETDRDHRAVLDLVSRAVLAERHRVDEAAQATVRGTTTVMQAKSYQLQDLVNAMQHRYDDPRIIADTVALSRLNEQILRRIQATGVVCGATAGLTRADSHLGDIVVGAQSRIVGPERVRVTSRLTDPIGVVARAAEPVAIAVAELLANAVHHSHGTLEVDVSLHQSDSGAVIVIDDAGVGMHPEEIDYATRMMSGQHPVLLTELGDPPRAGFAAIGRLVRQFGFGVSVDKPAPYGGVRAIVHIPGRLLTILDETTTPMSVVAPLPPRPTTGPADPAHAPRDADTGLPRRRRRAPQPPEDHPIGAARGTGAAAPPPAPRPPAARSPEQTGAVWGSFQRGTASGRAASARRSGHQDAPHPPHPLDPHDGQDRQEGNTSS; via the coding sequence ATGACCGATTTACCTCTGGCGCTGACCGCGTGCCTGGGCTTGGGCTCCCTCGTCGCCGTGGCGCTGGTGCCGTTCCTGGTACGGGCCCGCCGGCACGCGGCCCGGGCGCGGTCCGAACGCGACGCCGCGGCCGAGGAGGTCACCCGGCTCACCGCGCGGGTCACGGCCCTGACGGAGGAGACCCGGCACCTGGTCGCCAACCGGCTGCCCGCGCTCACCAGCCATCTGCGGCACAGCCACGTCCCCGTCCCCGGCCTCGCCGACCCCGGCCTCCTCGGCAGCGAGACCGACCGCGACCACCGCGCGGTGCTGGACCTGGTCTCGCGCGCCGTGCTCGCCGAGCGGCACCGGGTGGACGAGGCGGCGCAGGCGACCGTCCGCGGCACCACCACCGTCATGCAGGCCAAGAGCTACCAGCTCCAGGACCTGGTCAACGCGATGCAGCACCGGTACGACGACCCGCGCATCATCGCCGACACGGTCGCCCTCAGCCGCCTCAACGAGCAGATCCTGCGGCGCATTCAGGCCACCGGCGTGGTCTGCGGCGCCACCGCGGGCCTCACCCGCGCCGACTCCCACCTGGGAGACATCGTCGTCGGCGCCCAGTCCCGCATCGTCGGACCCGAGCGGGTCCGGGTCACCAGCCGGCTGACCGACCCCATCGGGGTCGTCGCCCGCGCCGCCGAGCCCGTCGCCATCGCCGTCGCCGAACTGCTCGCCAACGCCGTGCACCACTCCCACGGCACCCTGGAGGTGGACGTCAGCCTCCACCAGAGCGACAGCGGCGCCGTGATCGTCATCGACGACGCGGGCGTCGGCATGCACCCGGAGGAGATCGACTACGCGACGCGCATGATGTCCGGGCAGCACCCGGTGCTGCTCACCGAGCTGGGCGACCCGCCGCGCGCGGGCTTCGCGGCCATCGGCCGCCTGGTGCGGCAGTTCGGGTTCGGCGTCTCGGTCGACAAGCCCGCCCCGTACGGCGGGGTCCGCGCCATCGTGCACATCCCCGGCCGGCTGCTGACCATCCTCGACGAGACCACCACCCCCATGTCCGTGGTGGCCCCGCTGCCGCCGCGCCCCACCACCGGGCCCGCCGACCCGGCCCACGCCCCGCGGGACGCCGACACCGGGCTGCCGCGCCGCCGTCGCCGCGCGCCGCAGCCGCCCGAGGACCACCCCATCGGCGCCGCGCGGGGGACCGGGGCGGCCGCCCCGCCGCCCGCCCCCCGTCCACCCGCCGCCCGCAGCCCCGAGCAGACCGGCGCCGTCTGGGGCTCGTTCCAGCGCGGCACCGCCTCCGGCCGGGCGGCGAGCGCGCGCCGGTCCGGCCACCAGGACGCCCCGCACCCCCCGCACCCCCTGGACCCCCACGACGGCCAGGACCGCCAGGAAGGGAACACCTCCTCATGA
- a CDS encoding N-acetylmuramoyl-L-alanine amidase: MEAHDTDTPPTRRGLLRSGVGLGAAALGLAPATAAAGTTYPPTHWIPASSSNYTASSRPTAYPIDLVVIHVTQETFQDAMRIFQDPARKVSAHYMLASADGYIGQFVREKDIAWHAGNWTYNTRSIGIEHEGWVDKPEYFTDVMYRQSARLTAAICTRYGIPRTRSRIIGHYEVPGSTHTDPGRHWDWDRYMALVNAA, translated from the coding sequence ATGGAAGCCCACGACACCGACACCCCGCCGACCCGGCGCGGCCTGCTCCGCTCGGGCGTCGGCCTGGGCGCCGCCGCGCTCGGCCTCGCCCCCGCGACCGCCGCCGCCGGGACCACGTATCCCCCCACCCACTGGATCCCGGCCAGCAGCTCCAACTACACCGCCTCCAGCCGCCCGACGGCCTATCCGATCGACCTCGTCGTCATCCATGTGACCCAGGAGACCTTCCAGGACGCGATGCGGATCTTCCAGGACCCGGCCAGGAAGGTCTCCGCGCACTACATGCTCGCCTCGGCGGACGGCTACATCGGCCAGTTCGTCCGGGAGAAGGACATCGCCTGGCACGCCGGGAACTGGACCTACAACACCCGCAGCATCGGCATCGAACACGAGGGCTGGGTCGACAAGCCGGAGTACTTCACCGACGTCATGTACCGGCAGTCCGCCCGGCTGACCGCCGCGATCTGCACCCGGTACGGCATCCCCCGGACCCGGTCCCGCATCATCGGCCACTACGAGGTGCCCGGCTCCACCCACACCGACCCCGGCAGGCACTGGGACTGGGACCGCTACATGGCGCTGGTCAACGCCGCCTGA
- a CDS encoding 1-acyl-sn-glycerol-3-phosphate acyltransferase translates to MNTWGPWSPCTPGCAAPAAPPVPAAVAWRRTGALARTVAGALLRGGRIAEPAVLRSRAQAVLDALDVRLDVRMSGRPEWQGGPATVPGGSGPLTVPGRGGTLVVANHISWLDVIALLAVEPVTMLAKRQVADWPVVGPLTRRAGTLFIDRDSLRSLPGTVDRMSGLLRDGRSVMVFPQGVTWCAGTGGTFRRATFQAALDAGAPIRPVTLDYLQHRGPTTVAAFVGDDDFATSLRRVNRAAGLTVRVTVHPPLLPAPGDDRRALAARARAAVAGVRAAVAAPDHPASHHPASHHPASRHRASDHPASDPPVTDRQTPPIRPPHPAMLTACAPCTPCWWGSTTIRSSPWAAASTM, encoded by the coding sequence GTGAACACCTGGGGCCCGTGGTCCCCGTGCACCCCTGGCTGCGCCGCACCCGCCGCGCCCCCGGTTCCGGCCGCCGTCGCCTGGCGGCGCACCGGAGCCCTGGCGCGTACGGTGGCCGGCGCCCTGCTGCGCGGCGGGCGCATCGCCGAACCCGCGGTGCTGCGCTCCCGTGCGCAGGCGGTGCTGGACGCGCTGGACGTACGGCTGGACGTACGGATGTCCGGACGGCCGGAGTGGCAAGGCGGACCGGCGACCGTACCGGGCGGCTCCGGGCCGCTGACCGTGCCCGGCCGCGGCGGCACCCTCGTCGTCGCCAACCACATCTCCTGGCTGGACGTCATCGCGTTGCTCGCCGTCGAACCGGTCACCATGCTGGCCAAGCGGCAGGTGGCCGACTGGCCCGTGGTCGGCCCGCTCACGCGGCGGGCCGGAACCCTGTTCATCGACCGCGACAGCCTGCGCTCCCTGCCCGGCACGGTCGACCGGATGTCCGGGCTGCTGCGCGACGGCCGCTCGGTGATGGTCTTCCCGCAGGGAGTCACCTGGTGCGCCGGCACGGGCGGCACCTTCCGCCGGGCGACCTTCCAGGCGGCCCTCGACGCGGGCGCCCCCATCCGGCCGGTGACCCTCGACTACCTCCAGCACCGCGGCCCGACCACGGTGGCGGCGTTCGTCGGCGACGACGACTTCGCCACCTCGCTGCGCCGGGTGAACCGCGCCGCGGGCCTCACCGTCCGCGTGACGGTCCACCCGCCGCTGCTGCCCGCCCCCGGCGACGACCGCCGCGCGCTGGCGGCCCGCGCGCGGGCCGCGGTGGCCGGGGTGCGGGCCGCGGTGGCCGCGCCGGACCATCCGGCATCGCACCATCCGGCATCGCACCATCCGGCATCGCGACACCGGGCATCGGACCATCCGGCCTCGGACCCTCCGGTAACCGACCGGCAAACGCCCCCCATCCGCCCGCCGCACCCTGCCATGCTCACCGCATGCGCACCGTGTACGCCCTGCTGGTGGGGATCGACGACTATCCGAAGCAGCCCCTGGGCGGCTGCGTCAACGATGTGA
- a CDS encoding glycoside hydrolase family 25 protein, with product MLRGIDVSSHQSSTFDTDGLSFVFVKATEGRSYINPKQSAQASHARKAGCVVGFYHFLWPGNIAAQARYFVEKCASKEGDLLAVDWETTGSGTRASNAEKDRFIREVKALRPRPTHRVLLYCNRYFWLNHDTTSYAGDGLWIADYVTAGKPRIKAKWRIHQYTRDPLDKDVAAFGSKAALREWATS from the coding sequence ATGCTGCGAGGCATCGACGTCAGTTCACACCAGTCCTCCACCTTCGACACCGACGGACTGTCCTTCGTGTTCGTCAAGGCCACCGAGGGCCGTTCGTACATCAACCCCAAGCAGTCCGCCCAGGCTTCGCACGCCCGGAAGGCGGGCTGCGTGGTGGGCTTCTACCACTTCCTGTGGCCGGGCAACATCGCGGCGCAGGCGCGCTACTTCGTCGAGAAGTGCGCGTCGAAGGAGGGCGACCTGCTGGCCGTCGACTGGGAGACGACCGGCTCGGGTACGCGCGCGAGCAACGCCGAGAAGGACCGGTTCATCCGGGAGGTGAAGGCGCTGCGCCCCCGCCCCACCCACAGAGTGCTGCTGTACTGCAACCGGTACTTCTGGCTGAACCACGACACCACGTCGTACGCCGGTGACGGGCTGTGGATAGCGGACTACGTGACGGCGGGCAAGCCGCGGATCAAGGCAAAGTGGCGGATCCACCAGTACACGCGCGACCCCCTGGACAAGGACGTCGCGGCGTTCGGCAGCAAGGCCGCGCTGCGGGAGTGGGCCACGTCGTAG
- a CDS encoding GNAT family N-acetyltransferase, which translates to MPLLSTSAAPPPATRNYVTSIADTKEQVHAAQRLRYQVFGQEKGARLQVTGDGRDVDAFDDVMDHLIVTETATGEVVGTYRLLPPGRSERLFSDTEFDLRALPATVRATMVEAGRACVHADHRSGAVINLMWAGLARYVLLSGYRYLAGCASVPLADGGQAAANAWLLGTTKHAAPPELRVQPLEPWMPTRTLTPEPAYADLPPLLRGYLRVGAWMCGAPHHERDFDDADFFVVLDTERINDRYRRYFLGETR; encoded by the coding sequence ATGCCCCTGCTCTCGACCTCCGCCGCCCCGCCACCCGCCACCCGCAACTACGTCACCTCCATAGCGGACACCAAGGAACAGGTCCACGCCGCGCAGCGGCTGCGCTACCAGGTCTTCGGACAGGAGAAGGGCGCCCGCCTCCAGGTGACCGGCGACGGCCGCGACGTCGACGCGTTCGACGACGTCATGGACCACCTGATCGTCACCGAGACCGCCACCGGCGAGGTGGTCGGCACCTACCGCCTGCTCCCGCCGGGGCGCTCCGAGCGGCTCTTCTCCGACACCGAGTTCGACCTGCGCGCCCTCCCCGCGACCGTCCGCGCCACGATGGTCGAGGCGGGGCGCGCCTGCGTCCACGCCGACCACCGCTCCGGCGCCGTGATCAACCTGATGTGGGCCGGACTCGCCCGCTACGTCCTGCTGTCGGGCTACCGCTACCTCGCCGGCTGCGCCTCCGTCCCGCTGGCCGACGGCGGGCAGGCCGCCGCCAACGCCTGGCTGCTGGGCACCACCAAGCACGCCGCGCCGCCGGAGCTGCGGGTCCAGCCCCTCGAGCCCTGGATGCCCACCCGCACCCTGACCCCCGAGCCCGCCTACGCCGACCTGCCGCCGCTGCTGCGCGGCTACCTGCGGGTCGGCGCCTGGATGTGCGGCGCGCCGCACCACGAACGGGACTTCGACGACGCCGACTTCTTCGTTGTCCTCGACACCGAGCGGATCAACGACCGGTACCGCCGCTACTTCCTGGGCGAAACCCGGTGA
- a CDS encoding caspase family protein, whose product MRTVYALLVGIDDYPKQPLGGCVNDVTAAAEWLRGRPDLDARVRPLHNREATRAAVLRGIADHLALGGPGDTALLWFSGHGAQAPTDDPREATGMSQALVCHDSLTPGGQPLLADAELGGLLDGIADRGAHVVAVLDCCYSGGATRGDDDGFVPRGTAWQPWWRTPGGRGAAGPGPYRPRHVLLAASRLDEKAREGHLDGRPRGLFSHALLHALGTTGPLAAYGELHDEVADRVGRLSPRQHPQLVGAGDRRSLHGDPLPAAPFRLRHTIGGWQVNCGAAHGLRAPGVEFTVLAAPGGGRRAGARVVVRTVEPETARVEPVGWQPGAADRETAHPVTPSALALPPTTVAVTGATGHAAAALREAIAGAALLTLVPTGDEGRTPPSAHVTVDITGAQARVRHRGLDAGRFLPLSSPGDAAQVAACLTHIARWRALRDLDNPDPGLSALVRVSLEPLRGGGGLSAAGEHLYAYGPDGSPPLTRVRIHNDSGRKLWCVLLNLTDSHEAHPALYPGDFVGPGRTGLARGGDPVWLQLPGSRPLRPGAAVQDWLKLIVTENELNTAPFRLPAWPPDDLVGRDATGPADAMLRFDAPGTGGRDLGGAPHGTGRWGTATVALRTVVP is encoded by the coding sequence ATGCGCACCGTGTACGCCCTGCTGGTGGGGATCGACGACTATCCGAAGCAGCCCCTGGGCGGCTGCGTCAACGATGTGACGGCCGCGGCGGAATGGCTCCGTGGGCGGCCCGACCTGGACGCCCGCGTGCGCCCGCTGCACAACCGGGAGGCGACCCGGGCCGCGGTCCTGCGGGGCATCGCGGACCACCTCGCGCTCGGCGGCCCCGGGGACACGGCCCTGCTGTGGTTCAGCGGCCACGGCGCGCAGGCCCCGACCGACGACCCCCGCGAAGCCACCGGCATGTCCCAGGCGCTCGTGTGCCACGACAGCCTCACCCCCGGCGGGCAGCCCCTCCTCGCCGACGCCGAACTCGGTGGCCTGCTGGACGGCATCGCCGACCGGGGCGCCCATGTCGTCGCCGTACTGGACTGCTGCTACTCCGGCGGCGCGACGCGCGGCGACGACGACGGCTTCGTCCCGCGCGGCACCGCGTGGCAGCCGTGGTGGCGGACGCCCGGCGGCCGCGGCGCGGCCGGGCCCGGACCGTACCGCCCCCGGCATGTGCTGCTGGCCGCGAGCCGACTGGACGAGAAGGCCCGCGAGGGACATCTGGACGGGCGCCCGCGCGGTCTGTTCAGCCACGCGCTGCTGCACGCGCTGGGCACGACCGGTCCGTTGGCCGCGTACGGGGAGCTGCACGACGAGGTCGCCGACCGGGTGGGCCGGCTCAGTCCCCGGCAGCACCCGCAGCTGGTCGGCGCCGGCGACCGGCGGTCCTTGCACGGTGACCCGCTCCCGGCCGCGCCCTTCCGGCTCCGCCACACGATCGGCGGCTGGCAGGTCAACTGCGGTGCCGCGCACGGGCTGCGGGCCCCCGGCGTCGAGTTCACCGTGCTGGCGGCGCCGGGCGGCGGGCGGCGCGCCGGGGCGCGCGTGGTGGTGCGTACGGTGGAGCCGGAGACGGCGCGCGTGGAACCGGTCGGCTGGCAGCCGGGCGCGGCCGACCGGGAGACGGCCCATCCGGTGACGCCGTCGGCGCTGGCGCTGCCGCCCACCACGGTCGCGGTCACCGGAGCCACCGGCCACGCCGCCGCCGCGCTGCGAGAGGCGATCGCGGGTGCCGCGCTGCTGACCCTGGTCCCGACGGGAGACGAGGGCCGCACACCGCCGTCGGCCCACGTCACCGTCGACATCACCGGGGCGCAGGCCCGGGTGCGGCACCGGGGGCTGGACGCCGGGCGGTTCCTGCCGCTGAGCTCGCCCGGGGACGCCGCGCAGGTCGCCGCCTGCCTCACGCACATCGCCCGCTGGCGCGCCCTGCGCGACCTCGACAACCCGGACCCCGGCCTGTCGGCCCTCGTCCGCGTCTCCCTGGAGCCGCTCAGAGGCGGTGGCGGGCTCTCGGCGGCCGGTGAGCACCTGTACGCGTACGGGCCCGACGGCAGCCCGCCGCTGACGAGGGTGCGCATCCACAACGACTCCGGGCGGAAGCTGTGGTGCGTGCTGCTGAACCTGACCGACAGCCACGAGGCCCATCCGGCGCTGTACCCGGGAGACTTCGTCGGCCCCGGTCGGACCGGCCTGGCGCGGGGCGGCGACCCGGTGTGGCTGCAACTGCCCGGCTCCCGCCCGCTCCGGCCGGGCGCGGCCGTACAGGATTGGCTGAAGCTGATCGTGACCGAGAACGAGCTGAACACTGCGCCGTTCCGGCTCCCGGCGTGGCCCCCGGACGACCTTGTGGGACGGGATGCCACCGGACCGGCCGACGCGATGCTGCGCTTCGACGCCCCCGGCACGGGCGGCCGCGACCTGGGCGGCGCGCCGCACGGGACCGGCCGCTGGGGGACCGCCACGGTCGCACTCCGCACCGTGGTCCCGTGA
- a CDS encoding cytochrome P450 — protein MTSPAQPHHMPAIPLYGPDFAAHPQAVYARLREYGQVAPVDIAPGVGAYLVVGYRAALDLLHDTATWSKDPRAWQATVPPDCPVLPMLGWRPTALTNDGETHARYRRVITDAFAMIDPHALRAETARAADSLIRRFAATGSADLVAGYARPLPLVLFNQLFGVPYEDHDRLLAPLAGILEAQNPEETTRSVAEFEAYVTELVALKQRRRGPDLISRYLDHPAGLSAEEVVHHVILTLAAGNEPTADLISNALSRMLSDDRYYSSLAGGALTARDAVHDVLRNEPPLANYGAHFPRTAVDFHGVRIQAGQLVLVSYAAANTTPDGLPPGPRTDGGAHLAWSAGPHACPVRGHALLMATTAIEQITSHLCDMELTTPRPGLPWRPGPFHTALAHLPVRFTPIHPEQAGITPWTGAPPR, from the coding sequence ATGACCTCGCCCGCGCAACCGCACCACATGCCCGCGATCCCGCTGTACGGGCCGGACTTCGCCGCACACCCGCAGGCGGTGTACGCGCGGCTGCGCGAGTACGGGCAGGTCGCCCCCGTCGACATCGCGCCCGGCGTCGGCGCGTACCTGGTCGTCGGCTACCGCGCCGCCCTCGACCTGCTGCACGACACCGCGACCTGGAGCAAGGACCCCCGCGCCTGGCAGGCCACCGTGCCGCCGGACTGCCCGGTGCTGCCGATGCTGGGCTGGCGGCCCACCGCGCTGACCAACGACGGCGAGACGCACGCCCGTTACCGGCGCGTCATCACCGACGCGTTCGCCATGATCGACCCGCACGCGCTGCGGGCGGAGACCGCGCGTGCCGCCGACTCGCTGATCCGCCGGTTCGCCGCCACCGGCAGCGCCGACCTGGTCGCCGGCTACGCCCGACCGCTGCCGCTGGTCCTGTTCAACCAGCTCTTCGGCGTGCCGTACGAGGACCACGACCGGCTGCTGGCCCCGCTGGCCGGGATACTGGAGGCGCAGAACCCGGAGGAGACCACCCGCTCCGTGGCCGAGTTCGAGGCTTACGTCACCGAACTCGTCGCCCTCAAACAGCGGCGGCGCGGCCCGGACCTCATCTCCCGCTACCTCGACCACCCGGCGGGCCTGAGCGCCGAGGAGGTCGTCCACCACGTCATCCTGACCCTCGCCGCCGGGAACGAGCCCACCGCCGACCTCATCTCCAACGCCCTGTCCCGCATGCTCAGCGACGACCGCTACTACAGCTCGCTGGCCGGGGGCGCCCTCACCGCCCGGGACGCGGTCCACGACGTCCTGCGCAACGAGCCGCCGCTCGCCAACTACGGCGCCCACTTCCCCCGGACCGCCGTCGACTTCCACGGCGTGCGCATCCAGGCCGGGCAGCTGGTCCTCGTCTCGTACGCCGCCGCGAACACCACGCCCGACGGACTGCCGCCCGGCCCCCGCACCGACGGCGGCGCCCACCTCGCCTGGTCCGCGGGCCCGCACGCCTGCCCCGTACGCGGCCACGCGCTGCTCATGGCGACGACGGCCATCGAGCAGATCACCAGCCATCTGTGCGACATGGAGCTCACCACCCCGCGCCCAGGGCTGCCCTGGCGCCCCGGGCCCTTCCACACGGCGCTGGCACACCTCCCGGTGCGGTTCACCCCGATCCATCCCGAGCAGGCGGGCATCACCCCGTGGACGGGCGCCCCACCGCGTTAG
- a CDS encoding DUF742 domain-containing protein produces the protein MTGGRQSRPFVPSFMALGDRAEPSRNTLDALSLLSAATDQVPPGLDPPRYRIAELLSGGPLSLAEVAAYARLPVGVAKVLVAELVDQGHLRARAPVPQADQQDTQLLERVLSGLRAIRGE, from the coding sequence ATGACGGGCGGGCGGCAGAGCAGACCGTTCGTCCCGTCCTTCATGGCGCTCGGCGACCGCGCCGAGCCCAGCCGCAACACCCTGGACGCGCTCTCGCTGCTCAGCGCGGCCACCGACCAGGTGCCGCCCGGACTCGACCCGCCCCGCTACCGCATCGCCGAACTCCTCAGCGGCGGGCCGCTGTCGCTCGCGGAGGTCGCCGCGTACGCCCGGCTGCCCGTCGGCGTCGCCAAGGTGCTGGTGGCCGAGCTCGTCGACCAGGGCCATCTGCGGGCCCGTGCCCCCGTGCCCCAGGCGGACCAGCAGGACACGCAGTTACTGGAGAGGGTGCTCAGTGGGCTCCGTGCCATACGAGGCGAATGA
- a CDS encoding ATP/GTP-binding protein, translating to MKIVIAGAFGVGKTTLVQTVSETRPLHTEEVMTRAGELVDDLHGIRDKTGTTVALDFGRRTLPGDLVLYLFGAPGQRRFLRLWQEIAHGALGVLVLVDTRRLDASFEVLDLIEEAGTPYAVAVNTFPDSPAHSLDVIRDHLDLAPHTPLVGCDARDADSAVDALIALVSYLIAHTTLDAAP from the coding sequence GTGAAGATCGTCATCGCCGGGGCCTTCGGCGTCGGCAAGACCACCTTGGTCCAGACGGTCTCCGAGACCCGGCCGCTGCACACCGAGGAGGTGATGACCCGGGCCGGGGAACTCGTCGACGACCTGCACGGCATCCGCGACAAGACCGGCACCACCGTCGCCCTCGACTTCGGCCGCCGCACCCTCCCCGGCGACCTGGTGCTCTATCTCTTCGGCGCCCCGGGGCAGCGCCGCTTCCTGCGCCTGTGGCAGGAGATCGCCCACGGCGCGTTGGGCGTGCTGGTGCTGGTCGACACCCGGCGGCTGGACGCGTCCTTCGAGGTCCTCGACCTGATCGAGGAGGCCGGGACGCCCTACGCCGTCGCCGTGAACACCTTCCCCGACTCGCCCGCCCACAGCCTGGACGTCATCCGCGACCACCTCGACCTCGCGCCGCACACCCCCCTGGTCGGCTGCGACGCCCGCGACGCCGACTCCGCCGTCGACGCGCTGATCGCGCTGGTCTCGTACCTGATCGCCCACACCACCCTGGACGCCGCCCCATGA
- a CDS encoding roadblock/LC7 domain-containing protein, whose translation MTAPKRTVRPDMSWVLDPLLVLKGVRHGVVLSSDGMVTGASPRLTREAGEGAAAMMSALQGAARTLARELSGDPRTAVEQVVVATDNGYVFAVPAGENTFLAVFADRGCDMEILSHHVQIQVTTLGEKVMTAEARDSGATAS comes from the coding sequence ATGACCGCCCCCAAGCGCACCGTCCGCCCCGACATGTCCTGGGTCCTGGACCCCCTGCTGGTCCTCAAGGGCGTACGCCACGGGGTCGTGCTGTCCTCCGACGGCATGGTGACCGGTGCCTCCCCCCGGCTGACCCGGGAGGCCGGCGAGGGGGCGGCGGCGATGATGTCCGCGCTCCAGGGCGCCGCCCGCACCCTGGCCAGGGAGCTGTCCGGCGACCCGCGGACCGCGGTGGAACAGGTGGTCGTCGCCACGGACAACGGCTACGTCTTCGCCGTCCCGGCGGGGGAGAACACCTTTCTGGCGGTCTTCGCCGACCGCGGCTGCGACATGGAGATCCTCTCCCACCACGTACAGATCCAGGTCACCACCCTGGGCGAGAAGGTCATGACCGCCGAGGCGCGTGACAGCGGCGCGACGGCCTCATGA
- a CDS encoding EF-hand domain-containing protein: MADIEAAKKAFERFDVDGDGFITAAEYKSVMAQLGDPYVTEPVAQALINSRDTDHDGLLSFEEFWASLNHEG; this comes from the coding sequence GTGGCTGACATCGAGGCGGCCAAGAAGGCGTTCGAGCGATTCGACGTGGACGGTGACGGGTTCATCACCGCGGCCGAGTACAAGAGCGTCATGGCGCAGCTGGGTGACCCGTACGTCACGGAGCCGGTGGCCCAGGCCCTGATCAACTCGCGTGACACCGACCACGACGGCCTGCTCAGCTTCGAGGAGTTCTGGGCCTCCCTGAACCACGAGGGCTGA